In Rosa chinensis cultivar Old Blush chromosome 1, RchiOBHm-V2, whole genome shotgun sequence, a genomic segment contains:
- the LOC112182377 gene encoding GATA transcription factor 8, with protein MITPNFVDEIDCGSFFDNIDDLMEDVDSVLGPAPDCNSAFPSSLSLWDGHSSAAAPLPPPDAAVFSGNGDSDFSSELPVPYEEMVHLEWLSNFVENSEYSGGNLTINKQQESSLVNKESSHQQFQTSSPISVLDSSSSCSGEKNVLEGSIAPGRRGRARSKRPRPATFNPRSAIQLISPASSVSEIDNPLQQHSLFAPKVFSDSENFAESRPVVKMPKQASGEQKKKKRIKLPPPPKVPGELNEDTPVQGSVRKCLHCEITKTPQWRAGPMGPKTLCNACGVRYKSGRLFPEYRPAASPTFVPALHSNSHKKVIEMRTKGGEMAAVPDNSIPELIPNNNSSISLDYM; from the exons ATGATCACACCCAACTTCGTCGACGAGATTGACTGCGGAAGCTTCTTCGATAACATCGACGACCTCATGGAGGACGTCGACTCCGTCCTCGGCCCCGCCCCCGACTGCAACTCCGCCTTCCCTTCCTCCCTCTCCCTCTGGGACGGCCACTCCTCCGCCGCCGCGCCTCTCCCCCCTCCCGACGCCGCCGTCTTCTCCGGCAACGGCGACTCCGACTTCTCCTCCGAGCTCCCGGTTCCG TATGAAGAGATGGTTCATTTGGAATGGCTGTCCAACTTTGTTGAGAATTCCGAGTACTCTGGCGGAAACCTCACCATCAACAAGCAACAGGAGTCTTCCCTGGTCAACAAGGAGTCTTCCCACCAACAGTTCCAGACCTCCAGCCCCATTTCTGTGCTTGACAGCAGCAGCTCCTGCTCGGGCGAGAAGAATGTGCTTGAAGGATCGATTGCTCCTGGCAGGCGGGGACGTGCTAGAAGCAAGCGTCCACGCCCTGCCACCTTCAATCCTCGCTCGGCAATTCAACTGATTTCCCCTGCTTCCTCTGTTTCGGAGATTGACAACCCTCTGCAGCAGCATTCGTTGTTTGCCCCTAAGGTGTTTTCGGACTCTGAGAACTTTGCAGAGTCTCGTCCTGTGGTGAAGATGCCCAAACAAGCTTCCGgggagcagaagaagaagaagagaatcaaGTTGCCCCCTCCCCCAAAGGTTCCAGGGGAGCTGAATGAGGATACCCCAGTGCAGGGATCAGTCAGGAAGTGCTTGCATTGTGAGATTACCAAGACACCCCAGTGGAGGGCAGGCCCAATGGGGCCGAAAACCCTTTGCAATGCCTGTGGAGTGCGCTACAAGTCAGGCAGGCTCTTCCCTGAGTACCGTCCTGCAGCTAGTCCAACTTTTGTTCCGGCCTTGCACTCCAATTCCCACAAGAAGGTTATTGAGATGAGAACCAAGGGTGGCGAGATGGCTGCTGTTCCCGATAACAGCATCCCAGAACTCATTCCGAATAACAACAGCAGCATTTCGCTGGATTACATGTGA